In Aquimarina spinulae, a single window of DNA contains:
- a CDS encoding GIY-YIG nuclease family protein gives MKIYYVYILKCSDKTYYTGVTSNLEKRLFQHHSGCYKNSYTSSRRPVHLVFYCEFTNINIAIEKEKQIKKWSKLKKEALINNEYDRLPNLSKKHFNK, from the coding sequence GTGAAAATTTATTACGTATATATATTAAAATGCTCGGATAAAACTTATTATACAGGAGTGACTTCTAATCTTGAAAAAAGATTATTTCAGCATCATTCAGGATGCTATAAGAATTCTTATACCTCATCAAGAAGACCAGTACATTTAGTCTTTTACTGTGAGTTTACCAATATTAATATCGCTATTGAAAAGGAAAAACAAATTAAAAAATGGTCTAAATTAAAAAAAGAAGCATTAATAAATAATGAGTATGATAGGCTTCCTAATTTAAGCAAGAAGCATTTCAATAAGTGA
- a CDS encoding ComF family protein — translation MLRDLAYLFYPIYCAACDSPLYANERLLCTSCRHELPLGNFHNVNAKKIEKVFYGRVKIENATALFVFHKDSLVQNLIHNLKYRGREEIGKELGKWLGQELIQTPEYQFIDSVIPVPLHKRRLRERGYNQVGKFGVEIAKKLNAEYIDSVLKKISYNKKQSKRGRISRWINTVETFGVQNESLLVNKHILLVDDIVTTGATIESCVNALKSIPGIKISVATIAITE, via the coding sequence ATGCTAAGAGACTTAGCGTATTTATTCTACCCTATATATTGTGCTGCCTGTGACAGTCCTTTATATGCGAATGAAAGGTTACTGTGTACTTCTTGTAGACACGAGCTTCCTTTGGGCAATTTTCATAACGTAAACGCAAAAAAAATTGAAAAAGTATTTTATGGCCGTGTCAAAATTGAAAATGCTACTGCTTTATTTGTATTTCATAAAGATAGCTTAGTACAAAATTTAATTCATAATCTAAAATATCGCGGAAGAGAAGAAATAGGAAAAGAACTGGGCAAATGGCTTGGTCAGGAACTAATTCAAACACCTGAATACCAGTTTATTGATTCTGTAATACCAGTTCCTTTACACAAAAGAAGATTACGGGAAAGAGGATATAATCAAGTAGGAAAATTCGGAGTCGAAATTGCCAAAAAACTAAATGCCGAATATATTGATTCTGTTTTGAAAAAAATTTCCTACAATAAAAAACAATCCAAACGCGGAAGAATTAGCAGATGGATAAACACTGTTGAAACATTCGGAGTTCAAAATGAGTCCTTACTTGTAAATAAGCATATTTTGTTGGTTGATGATATTGTTACGACAGGGGCTACCATAGAATCTTGTGTAAATGCATTAAAATCTATTCCTGGTATCAAAATAAGTGTCGCCACAATTGCTATAACAGAATAA
- a CDS encoding exodeoxyribonuclease III — MKIVSYNVNGIRAAINKGFLEWLQQTDPDVICLQEIKANKEQLDLDLFSEAGYPHNYWYSAQKKGYSGVAILSKTKPDHVEYGTGIDYMDFEGRNLRADFNGVSVMSLYLPSGTNMDRLEHKLKYMADFQTYINELKKEHPNLVILGDYNICHKAIDIHDPVRNKKVSGFLPVEREWIGNFIDSGFIDSFRHFNTEPHQYSWWSYRANARANNKGWRLDYGMVSQPLQDNLKRAVILSEAKHSDHCPIVVELDV; from the coding sequence ATGAAAATCGTCTCCTATAACGTAAACGGAATTAGAGCAGCAATAAACAAGGGGTTTTTAGAATGGTTACAACAAACTGACCCCGACGTGATCTGTCTTCAGGAAATAAAAGCAAATAAAGAACAGTTAGATCTCGATCTGTTTTCAGAAGCCGGATATCCACATAATTACTGGTACAGTGCTCAGAAAAAAGGATATAGTGGTGTTGCTATTCTATCAAAAACAAAACCTGATCATGTAGAGTATGGTACTGGGATTGATTATATGGATTTTGAAGGCCGTAATCTAAGAGCTGATTTTAATGGAGTATCGGTAATGAGTTTATACCTACCCAGTGGCACCAATATGGATCGTTTGGAGCATAAGCTGAAATATATGGCAGATTTTCAGACCTATATTAATGAACTTAAAAAAGAACATCCCAACCTGGTGATACTAGGAGATTATAACATCTGTCATAAAGCAATTGATATTCATGATCCGGTACGCAATAAAAAAGTATCAGGATTTTTACCGGTAGAACGTGAGTGGATCGGTAATTTTATCGATAGTGGTTTTATAGATTCTTTTAGACATTTTAATACAGAGCCACATCAATATTCATGGTGGAGCTACAGAGCTAATGCCAGGGCAAATAATAAAGGATGGCGTTTGGATTATGGTATGGTATCTCAACCTTTACAAGATAATTTAAAAAGAGCCGTTATTCTATCAGAAGCTAAACATAGCGACCACTGCCCTATTGTAGTCGAATTAGATGTGTAG
- a CDS encoding tetratricopeptide repeat protein — protein sequence MKKLSSIFLTSFFSIILCMLSLQATHAQVTNDTLPAFQYYKKADSLLVHRYSDSSIVYFKKALSIYEKAKAQERVVACYNGLSSNYIFLIEDEKAMSSMRQALSLCYTHKLDQQKSKVLDNLGDYYYYIKSNNKKAEEYYKKALNIREKLAFQYPSDLYNFYINLARINIYKGKYEDVRKNVEKALALITKHHGSSHYKIADIYDIKGHYHLRKWNFEQARDNFEKSLNIRKEYFGENNLQTSLSIGNLGVYHYIKGEIDTAIKYQNKVLAIEKSFFGEGHLKLRKVNVNLANSYKEQGLYDLASEILVKTSKMIRKELGEDHLELYLVYYNLASIYHLTGRLNMALDFNQRIIRLLEKNNQDDREFAFIYNKLGLIYKEMDNYIKAIEYLKKSIDLKEKIYGESHIAIADGYNNLGTVYMLKDEKDKALQFFMKSLKIKNKRYKGSHVSLANSYKEIGQLYTRGKNIDLALKYLQDALEIRISEYGENNPRVSHIYNLIGNANLANNNYILAISNFKKAVESNLRSNSSTEVKFSNFLNHNVLLSSYEGQAKAYLLAYRKNLNTNNLLKSQKQCKISDSLIRFARFHNTNYKDKVFFSKKAKDINKIGIEGSMLLYNNDILDLQDVLYFSEKSKANTLIELINNDSKRFSGLPEKIIKFEKKLKIDRSYYQSKIQKEKSESSKLIEFKNKLFSINRKQDSLNEVLEKNYPKYYHLKYNDKVISIVDIQKKLDQETTLLEYFTADSITYAFTISKHDISVQELSTPKLTEQIEAFRKSIIAKNTGAYKQQAYALYNTLIPPVKDKLVGDQLIIIPDGPLWHLNFELLLTQKDDSNNPTLLSYLLKKYAVSYANSANLLFTTFKSDPETKPLQECLAFSFSDSTQTTETRTMSMATLRDTGGDLPGTRKEIKAISDIIDGQYYFGSQAIEANFKSNAGQYNILHLALHGEVDNERPENSKLYFTRSKDTIEDNLLYSHELFALDIPAELTVLSACNTGSGKIVKGEGIMSLGTAFRYAGTKSLLLTSWEVSDQTTPELMKYFYTNLKAGMHKGKALQQAKLQYLSTANINRTDPFYWGGFYLVGDTTAMQFNNNTQLYWILGLGAVAAILLVVFLYRRRTNNT from the coding sequence ATGAAAAAATTATCATCGATTTTTCTAACCTCCTTTTTCTCTATTATTTTGTGTATGCTATCGTTACAGGCTACTCATGCACAAGTCACAAATGATACTTTACCAGCTTTTCAATATTATAAAAAAGCAGATTCGTTATTGGTACATAGGTATTCAGATAGTTCTATCGTTTATTTTAAAAAAGCTTTGTCTATTTATGAAAAAGCCAAAGCCCAGGAACGTGTTGTAGCTTGTTATAACGGATTGTCATCAAACTACATCTTTTTAATTGAAGATGAAAAGGCAATGTCTTCTATGCGACAGGCATTGTCTTTATGTTATACTCATAAATTAGATCAGCAAAAATCAAAAGTTCTGGATAATTTAGGAGATTATTATTATTACATAAAATCCAATAATAAAAAAGCCGAAGAATATTATAAAAAAGCATTAAACATTCGAGAAAAACTAGCTTTTCAATACCCTTCAGATTTATACAATTTCTATATTAATTTGGCCAGGATAAATATTTATAAAGGTAAGTATGAAGACGTAAGAAAAAATGTTGAAAAGGCACTTGCTTTAATTACTAAACATCATGGGTCTAGTCATTATAAAATAGCAGATATCTATGATATAAAGGGGCATTATCATCTCCGAAAATGGAATTTCGAACAAGCACGTGATAATTTTGAAAAAAGTCTTAACATCAGAAAAGAATATTTTGGCGAAAACAATTTACAAACAAGTCTTTCTATTGGTAACTTGGGAGTATATCATTATATTAAGGGAGAAATTGATACTGCAATCAAGTATCAAAATAAAGTATTAGCTATTGAAAAATCTTTTTTTGGTGAAGGTCATTTAAAACTAAGAAAAGTTAATGTTAACCTGGCCAATTCATACAAAGAACAAGGGCTTTATGACCTGGCGTCAGAAATATTAGTGAAGACTTCAAAAATGATCCGAAAGGAGTTAGGAGAGGATCACTTAGAGCTTTATCTTGTTTATTATAATCTTGCCAGTATATATCATCTTACAGGGCGTTTGAATATGGCTCTTGACTTCAACCAGAGAATCATTCGTCTATTAGAAAAAAACAATCAAGACGATAGAGAGTTTGCTTTTATTTATAACAAATTGGGGCTTATTTATAAAGAAATGGACAATTATATAAAAGCAATAGAGTATTTAAAAAAATCAATTGATTTAAAAGAAAAAATTTATGGAGAAAGTCATATCGCTATTGCAGATGGTTATAATAACTTAGGAACAGTATATATGCTTAAAGATGAAAAGGATAAAGCGCTTCAATTTTTCATGAAATCCCTAAAGATTAAAAACAAAAGATATAAAGGAAGTCATGTATCTCTTGCCAATAGTTATAAAGAAATAGGTCAATTATATACTAGAGGTAAGAATATAGATCTTGCCTTAAAATACCTTCAAGATGCCTTAGAAATAAGAATTAGTGAATATGGAGAAAATAACCCTAGAGTATCTCATATTTACAACCTAATAGGAAATGCTAATTTGGCTAATAATAACTATATTTTGGCTATTTCTAACTTCAAAAAAGCAGTTGAATCAAACCTAAGGTCTAATTCTTCAACAGAAGTAAAGTTTTCTAATTTTTTGAATCATAATGTTTTATTGAGTTCTTATGAAGGGCAAGCTAAAGCATATTTATTGGCATACAGAAAAAACTTGAATACGAATAACCTTTTGAAAAGCCAGAAACAATGTAAAATTTCAGATTCTTTGATACGTTTTGCAAGGTTTCATAATACGAATTACAAGGACAAAGTATTTTTTTCTAAAAAGGCTAAAGATATTAATAAGATTGGGATAGAAGGATCAATGTTGCTGTACAATAATGATATTTTAGATTTACAAGATGTTCTTTATTTTTCTGAAAAAAGTAAAGCAAACACTTTAATAGAATTGATTAATAATGATTCTAAAAGGTTTTCAGGATTACCTGAAAAGATAATAAAATTCGAAAAAAAATTAAAAATTGACAGATCCTATTATCAATCAAAAATCCAAAAAGAAAAATCTGAATCAAGTAAATTAATAGAATTCAAAAATAAATTATTTAGTATAAACAGGAAGCAAGATTCATTAAATGAGGTATTAGAAAAGAATTACCCTAAATATTACCATTTAAAGTATAATGACAAAGTAATTTCAATTGTCGATATTCAAAAAAAGTTAGATCAAGAAACTACTTTATTAGAATACTTTACTGCAGATAGTATTACCTATGCTTTTACGATTTCTAAACATGATATTAGTGTACAAGAACTATCGACTCCAAAACTTACCGAGCAAATTGAGGCATTTCGTAAAAGTATTATTGCCAAAAACACAGGAGCATATAAACAACAAGCATATGCTTTGTATAATACACTTATACCACCGGTTAAAGATAAATTAGTCGGGGATCAATTGATCATAATCCCCGATGGACCGCTATGGCATCTTAATTTTGAGTTATTACTCACCCAGAAAGACGATTCTAATAATCCAACTCTCTTATCGTATTTGCTTAAGAAATATGCAGTTAGTTATGCCAATTCTGCAAATCTGTTGTTTACTACTTTTAAAAGTGATCCAGAAACTAAACCATTACAAGAATGTCTGGCGTTTTCTTTTTCTGATAGTACTCAAACTACAGAGACGCGTACAATGAGCATGGCTACACTAAGAGATACTGGTGGTGATCTACCGGGAACCCGTAAAGAAATCAAAGCCATTTCTGATATTATCGATGGGCAATACTATTTTGGATCACAGGCAATAGAAGCTAATTTTAAGAGCAATGCAGGTCAATACAACATCCTACACCTTGCACTACATGGAGAGGTAGATAACGAACGCCCAGAGAACTCTAAACTCTATTTTACCAGGAGTAAAGACACCATAGAGGATAATCTGCTCTATAGCCATGAGCTGTTTGCTCTGGATATCCCTGCAGAACTTACTGTACTTAGTGCCTGTAATACGGGTAGTGGTAAGATTGTCAAAGGAGAAGGAATTATGAGTTTGGGTACTGCTTTTCGGTATGCGGGAACCAAAAGTTTGTTACTCACCAGCTGGGAGGTATCGGATCAAACTACACCAGAGTTAATGAAATATTTCTACACCAATCTTAAGGCAGGAATGCATAAAGGTAAAGCCTTACAGCAAGCTAAACTACAATACCTAAGTACTGCTAATATCAATCGTACCGATCCTTTTTATTGGGGAGGGTTTTACCTGGTAGGAGATACTACTGCAATGCAGTTTAATAACAATACCCAACTGTATTGGATTTTAGGATTGGGAGCTGTAGCAGCTATACTCTTAGTGGTGTTTTTGTATAGGAGGAGAACAAACAATACTTGA
- a CDS encoding GEVED domain-containing protein: MLLKKIVVVSFLFFVTIGFSQKKETMNASMVTTATYMRAIGPLAGKKLLPGEPREGKINPRRTDANKIVPGKGFPKGMDPLLAKQKSNQMMRAGKAPSLTFETNSSNRAPSDPTGAVGPNHYVSAKNFAFAIHDRSGNELVASSSLANIFPGETLGDPIVFYDSFADRFVITQFSNTPDGFLVAVGQGPDPVNDGWYTYRFNTEGFPDYTKFSIWSDGYYVTANKDQNSVQTSEIVFVIEREKMLQGAEQENVKMVGFPLPGARIGGFYSPASFNALGKTLPPDGDARIIYFQDDEWEGVDQDILKLWKVNVDWVSPSQSTITEAEELTVTPFDSTFDGGSFGNLPQPGSDRNIDALQGAVMFASNYRRFCNYNSVVLNHVVDIDADADDVAGIRWYELRQSGDGQPWTVFQEGTYTSPDGKSAWCGSMAMDIYGNIGMGYTTMGTTSTGASADSFASIRYTGRLAGDPLGTMTVAEQDIKIGTDIQREGDPQRYGDYAQLTVDPVDDQTFWHIAEYFENTGDNSRNVVGVFKVAGAVTTDVGVVSIDTPGNDATFTNSENITVTVKNFGTTAQSNIQVTYSINGGPPVSELLAGPIAPLRTASFSFATNADLSTERVYTITAETNAAGDINPENDCSEVTLNNLFSVDVGVAELTSPALDSGITASSEAVVITLYNFGSAAQTNIPVFYTLNNGTRVEEVFTGTLQPQTETSYTFTTLVDITGTGTFEFLLGTALAADQNTTNDTITRTIERAFCKPTANCARFGDGIKSFELANVTNTQITCDTGYEDFTNDFTINLNRSIGNYTLTVQTGFADNNGSERVSMWIDFNDNIVFEESELLVDNQIIEAADTDQDFTVSIAADALLGSHLLRIRAGDVNTNSGAPLNNPCGSMDFGTTHDYTVEIGENEELNTGLIVITEPDNQFLITKSDSGPETETRLYIFNILGQVIVSNIVRKDANGRFVYDLDMSYARSGVYFARFGNKRKADATRFVVQ; this comes from the coding sequence ATGCTATTAAAGAAAATTGTAGTAGTTTCTTTTCTGTTTTTTGTTACCATTGGATTTTCACAAAAGAAAGAAACCATGAATGCCAGTATGGTAACTACTGCTACTTATATGAGGGCAATAGGGCCATTGGCAGGGAAAAAACTATTGCCGGGTGAACCAAGAGAAGGTAAGATTAATCCTAGAAGAACAGATGCAAATAAGATTGTTCCGGGAAAAGGTTTTCCAAAAGGAATGGATCCTTTACTTGCAAAACAAAAGAGCAATCAGATGATGAGAGCAGGTAAAGCTCCTTCTCTTACATTCGAGACAAATTCTAGCAATAGAGCTCCTTCAGATCCTACAGGAGCTGTTGGTCCTAATCATTATGTAAGTGCCAAAAACTTTGCTTTTGCAATACACGATAGAAGTGGTAATGAGTTAGTGGCTTCGTCATCATTAGCCAATATATTCCCAGGAGAAACTCTTGGAGATCCAATTGTATTTTATGATAGTTTTGCAGATCGATTTGTAATCACTCAGTTTTCTAATACTCCAGATGGATTTTTGGTAGCTGTAGGCCAAGGACCAGATCCTGTAAATGACGGATGGTATACCTATCGATTTAATACAGAAGGGTTTCCTGATTACACAAAATTTTCAATTTGGTCTGATGGATACTATGTAACAGCTAATAAAGATCAAAATTCGGTACAAACCAGCGAGATCGTATTTGTAATCGAAAGAGAAAAAATGCTACAAGGAGCAGAACAAGAAAATGTAAAAATGGTGGGATTTCCACTTCCTGGAGCTAGAATAGGAGGGTTTTACAGTCCGGCATCATTTAATGCTTTAGGAAAAACATTACCTCCTGATGGTGATGCTAGAATTATTTATTTTCAGGATGATGAGTGGGAAGGTGTTGATCAGGATATTTTAAAATTATGGAAAGTTAATGTAGACTGGGTTTCTCCCAGTCAATCTACAATTACAGAAGCAGAAGAACTTACGGTAACACCATTTGACTCTACTTTTGATGGCGGGTCTTTTGGTAACTTACCACAACCTGGTAGCGATCGAAATATTGATGCATTGCAAGGGGCAGTTATGTTTGCCAGTAATTACAGGCGATTTTGTAATTATAACTCTGTAGTACTTAATCATGTCGTAGATATAGATGCAGATGCAGATGATGTAGCAGGAATACGTTGGTACGAATTACGACAAAGTGGAGATGGTCAACCCTGGACCGTATTTCAAGAAGGAACCTATACTTCTCCCGATGGTAAAAGTGCCTGGTGTGGGAGTATGGCTATGGATATTTATGGTAATATTGGTATGGGGTACACAACAATGGGTACAACAAGTACCGGGGCGAGTGCAGATAGTTTTGCTTCAATTCGATATACCGGTAGACTTGCAGGTGATCCATTAGGAACGATGACCGTAGCAGAGCAAGATATCAAGATCGGAACCGATATACAACGCGAAGGAGATCCACAACGATACGGAGATTATGCACAGCTTACTGTAGACCCTGTCGATGATCAAACGTTTTGGCACATTGCAGAATACTTTGAAAATACAGGAGACAACTCAAGAAATGTTGTAGGAGTTTTTAAAGTGGCTGGTGCAGTTACAACCGATGTAGGAGTAGTAAGTATAGACACGCCAGGAAATGATGCCACTTTTACCAATTCTGAAAACATTACCGTAACCGTTAAGAATTTTGGGACTACAGCTCAAAGTAATATACAGGTTACATACTCTATTAATGGAGGACCCCCGGTTAGTGAGCTGTTAGCAGGTCCTATAGCACCATTAAGAACAGCTTCTTTTTCATTTGCTACCAATGCAGATCTTAGTACAGAAAGAGTGTATACTATAACAGCAGAAACTAATGCAGCGGGAGATATCAATCCCGAAAATGATTGTAGTGAGGTAACGCTCAATAATTTATTTTCTGTTGATGTAGGAGTGGCAGAATTAACATCTCCTGCTCTCGATAGTGGTATTACAGCTTCTTCAGAAGCCGTTGTTATTACACTATATAATTTTGGTTCTGCTGCGCAAACTAATATTCCGGTTTTTTATACTTTAAATAATGGAACCAGAGTAGAAGAAGTTTTTACAGGTACCCTGCAACCACAAACAGAAACAAGTTATACATTTACTACTCTGGTAGATATTACAGGAACGGGGACTTTCGAATTTCTATTAGGAACGGCTTTAGCAGCAGATCAAAATACAACTAATGATACTATTACCAGAACAATAGAAAGAGCGTTTTGTAAACCTACAGCAAATTGTGCGCGATTTGGAGATGGAATTAAGTCTTTCGAATTGGCAAATGTTACGAATACTCAAATTACCTGTGATACAGGATATGAAGATTTTACAAATGACTTTACTATCAATTTAAATCGATCTATAGGAAACTATACATTAACCGTACAAACTGGATTTGCAGATAATAATGGATCAGAGCGAGTATCTATGTGGATTGATTTTAATGACAATATCGTTTTTGAAGAATCAGAACTTTTGGTTGATAATCAAATTATCGAAGCTGCTGATACCGATCAGGACTTTACGGTTTCAATTGCCGCTGATGCTTTGTTAGGAAGTCATTTGCTTAGAATTCGTGCAGGAGATGTTAATACCAATAGCGGAGCTCCTCTTAATAATCCCTGTGGTTCGATGGATTTTGGAACAACTCATGATTATACCGTAGAGATAGGAGAAAATGAAGAGTTAAATACAGGATTGATTGTAATTACAGAACCTGACAACCAATTTTTGATTACCAAATCAGACTCTGGCCCAGAAACCGAAACGAGACTTTATATTTTTAACATTCTAGGACAAGTTATCGTTTCTAATATAGTGAGAAAAGATGCTAATGGTAGATTTGTATACGATCTGGATATGTCCTATGCGAGATCAGGAGTCTATTTTGCACGATTTGGTAACAAAAGAAAAGCAGACGCTACGAGGTTTGTTGTACAATAA
- a CDS encoding glycine--tRNA ligase, producing MAKQEDKFKKVIAHAKEYGYIFGSSEIYDGLSAVYDYGQNGVELKKNIREYWWKSMVNMHQNIVGLDAAIFMHPTTWKASGHVDAFSDPLIDNKDSKKRYRADVLIEDYAEKLYQKAQKEITKAKKRFGDDFDEAQFVTTNPRVVKYLSKKEEVLQRMAKSLDNEDLADVKALIEELEIADPDTGSKNWTEVRQFNLMFGTKLGASAESATDLFLRPETAQGIFVNFLNVQKTGRMKIPFGIAQTGKAFRNEIVARQFIFRMREFEQMEMQFFVRPGEEMKWYEYWKETRLHWHLSLGLGKENYRFHDHDKLAHYANAAADIEFNFPFGFKELEGIHSRTDFDLKAHEEHSGKKLQFFDPELKESYVPYVVETSVGLDRMFLAVFSTALQDEELEDGSSRVVLKLPAVVAPVKAAILPLVKKDGLPEIAEQIVDDLKWKFNVIYDEKDAIGRRYRRQDANGTPFCITIDHDTKKDNMVTIRDRDTMEQKRVAITELKTIISEKTDAEYWLK from the coding sequence ATGGCAAAGCAAGAAGATAAATTTAAAAAGGTTATTGCCCATGCTAAGGAGTATGGGTATATTTTTGGTTCTAGTGAAATTTATGATGGATTAAGTGCAGTATATGACTATGGTCAAAATGGAGTAGAGCTTAAAAAAAATATAAGAGAATATTGGTGGAAAAGTATGGTGAATATGCACCAGAATATTGTTGGTCTTGATGCTGCAATATTTATGCATCCTACAACCTGGAAAGCTTCGGGTCACGTAGATGCCTTTAGTGATCCACTTATTGATAATAAAGATTCTAAAAAGAGATATAGAGCCGACGTACTTATCGAGGATTATGCAGAGAAGCTTTATCAAAAAGCTCAAAAAGAAATCACTAAAGCCAAAAAACGCTTTGGAGATGATTTTGATGAAGCCCAATTTGTAACTACTAATCCAAGAGTGGTAAAATACCTTTCTAAAAAAGAAGAGGTTTTACAGCGTATGGCAAAATCTTTGGATAACGAAGATCTTGCAGATGTAAAAGCACTGATAGAAGAATTAGAAATTGCTGATCCGGATACTGGTTCCAAAAATTGGACAGAGGTGCGACAATTTAATCTAATGTTTGGTACTAAATTAGGAGCATCTGCAGAATCTGCTACCGATTTATTCTTAAGGCCAGAGACTGCTCAGGGTATTTTTGTGAATTTCCTGAATGTTCAGAAAACGGGACGAATGAAAATACCGTTTGGAATTGCTCAAACCGGAAAAGCATTTAGAAATGAGATCGTAGCGCGCCAATTTATTTTTAGAATGCGGGAGTTTGAACAAATGGAAATGCAATTCTTTGTACGCCCCGGTGAGGAAATGAAATGGTATGAATACTGGAAAGAAACCCGATTACATTGGCATTTATCACTAGGATTGGGTAAAGAGAATTATCGTTTTCACGATCATGATAAACTAGCACACTATGCAAATGCTGCAGCTGATATTGAGTTTAATTTCCCATTTGGATTTAAAGAATTAGAAGGAATTCACTCCAGAACAGATTTTGACCTTAAAGCCCATGAAGAACACTCAGGTAAGAAATTACAGTTTTTTGATCCCGAGTTAAAAGAAAGCTATGTTCCTTATGTTGTCGAAACGTCAGTTGGATTAGATAGAATGTTTCTTGCAGTATTCTCTACCGCATTACAAGATGAAGAATTAGAAGATGGTAGTAGTAGAGTGGTGTTAAAACTACCAGCAGTTGTTGCGCCTGTAAAAGCAGCAATACTTCCTTTGGTTAAAAAAGATGGCCTGCCAGAGATTGCAGAACAGATTGTTGATGATCTAAAATGGAAATTTAATGTTATTTATGACGAAAAAGATGCTATTGGACGTCGATATAGAAGACAAGATGCCAATGGTACTCCATTTTGTATTACAATAGATCACGATACTAAAAAAGATAACATGGTTACCATACGAGATCGGGATACTATGGAACAGAAACGAGTGGCGATTACAGAGCTTAAGACTATCATTTCTGAAAAAACAGATGCCGAGTATTGGTTAAAATAA
- a CDS encoding OmpA/MotB family protein, whose amino-acid sequence MIKRIVSVILVGTLMTSCVSSKVHKELESKYARLKRENRKTKDELAALEKTSDATRKALEQLDAEYQKVKAERDDLQGKYNAAQANYENLKDSYDALEKNSSAAIAANSRKNRELLKQLEEKERALAEERNRLDALQRDLASRSKRVDELEGLIAAKDAKMQALKSAISKALRNFEGKGLTVEERNGKVYISMENKLLFESGSWAVGAQGQKAVKQLGRVLGDNTDIAVLIEGHTDNVPYTGNGQLSGNWDLSTKRATAIVNILLQNQKIDPQNITAAGRGEFAPVASNDTSTGKSKNRRIEVILTPKLDEITKLLNDI is encoded by the coding sequence ATGATAAAAAGAATCGTATCTGTTATACTTGTCGGTACTCTTATGACTTCTTGTGTTTCTTCTAAAGTACACAAAGAATTAGAAAGCAAGTATGCTCGTCTAAAGCGAGAAAACCGTAAAACCAAAGACGAATTAGCAGCTTTAGAAAAAACAAGTGATGCCACTAGAAAGGCATTAGAGCAATTAGATGCCGAATATCAAAAGGTTAAAGCCGAGAGAGATGATTTGCAAGGAAAATATAATGCGGCACAGGCTAATTATGAAAACCTAAAAGACTCGTATGACGCATTAGAGAAAAACAGTTCGGCAGCGATTGCAGCCAATAGCAGGAAAAACAGAGAACTGCTAAAGCAACTGGAAGAAAAAGAAAGAGCGCTGGCCGAAGAACGTAATCGTTTGGATGCATTACAGAGAGACCTCGCTTCTCGTTCTAAACGAGTAGATGAATTAGAAGGGTTAATTGCAGCCAAAGATGCCAAAATGCAGGCACTTAAAAGTGCAATATCCAAAGCACTGCGAAATTTTGAAGGCAAAGGCCTTACTGTAGAAGAGCGTAATGGTAAAGTCTATATTTCTATGGAAAACAAACTACTGTTTGAATCTGGTAGTTGGGCAGTAGGAGCGCAAGGGCAAAAAGCAGTAAAACAATTAGGTAGGGTATTGGGTGATAATACCGATATCGCTGTTTTGATAGAAGGGCATACCGATAATGTACCGTACACAGGTAACGGACAGCTATCGGGCAACTGGGATTTGTCTACCAAGAGAGCTACTGCGATTGTAAATATTTTATTACAAAACCAGAAAATTGACCCACAAAATATCACTGCAGCAGGTAGAGGAGAGTTTGCTCCCGTAGCCTCTAATGATACTAGTACAGGAAAAAGTAAAAACAGGCGAATCGAAGTGATCCTAACTCCAAAATTGGATGAAATCACTAAGCTATTGAATGATATTTAA